From a single Thermococcus sp. LS1 genomic region:
- a CDS encoding CooT family nickel-binding protein, whose protein sequence is MCESKAVVVENGKEEIIMEDVAFLYFKEGKPVIRDILGREMLLEDYELDSIDFLRHIMRFKLRG, encoded by the coding sequence ATGTGTGAGTCAAAAGCCGTTGTTGTGGAAAATGGAAAGGAAGAAATCATAATGGAGGACGTGGCGTTTTTGTATTTTAAGGAAGGAAAGCCAGTGATAAGAGACATTCTCGGTAGGGAGATGCTACTCGAAGACTATGAACTGGACAGCATTGATTTTCTGAGGCACATCATGAGGTTTAAACTCAGGGGGTGA
- the mnhG gene encoding monovalent cation/H(+) antiporter subunit G, translating to MSEVLFYLGAIMIAIGGICDLFGAIGLLRFPNFYIRLHAATVGTIGGAVVPLFGVGFLALGSNFLPHKYAIAGASFVTGIIVLLAAPAGAHVLAYAAHKAKLVQWNPKCDHLTEVKKHD from the coding sequence ATGAGTGAGGTGCTGTTCTACCTCGGAGCCATCATGATAGCTATCGGCGGCATCTGCGACCTGTTTGGAGCCATAGGCCTACTCCGCTTCCCCAACTTCTACATCAGGCTACACGCTGCAACAGTTGGAACTATTGGGGGTGCAGTAGTGCCGTTATTCGGTGTCGGGTTTTTAGCATTGGGTAGCAATTTCCTTCCCCACAAGTATGCTATAGCAGGAGCTAGTTTCGTCACAGGGATAATAGTGCTTCTGGCAGCGCCTGCCGGTGCCCATGTCTTAGCGTACGCCGCTCACAAAGCTAAGCTCGTCCAATGGAACCCCAAGTGCGACCACTTAACAGAGGTGAAGAAGCATGATTGA
- a CDS encoding proton-conducting transporter membrane subunit: MDVVGITPVIPVIFAFALPLFSIIIKGNRKIIQAYVLIGTGLALVSTFKLFQKTYASDRPLVYTFGGWSAPVGVIYEVDKLSALIALVTAGLMFLISIYSYRYLEHENGLEWYYTLYLGLEAGLLGVLLTGDAFNLFVMIEVTSIAAYALVMFYRDRGDSVYAGLKYALIGAVGTTMYFLALGIIYGAFGTVNLADLTAKVHGLNFPVTNSPVSNIVIASGVALALATWAFLIKSAIVPNHFWLPEAHPAAPSPISAILSGLVVNVGVYSLIRFLYTVYGGTLIPELARIVGVLSNIVVVLGAVSSLFGAAMMTVQKDVKRLIAYSTIMHMGYLFMAVGLGTQLGLQAALFHLVNHAIAKALLFLAAGAFIHAIGSRNVDDLAGLGKKMPVATFSLAIATLSLVGVPPLNVFFSKLLLFNALMEKDLGLALILVISSVIALVAYVRVFYIIWLGKPRKDIKIKEHASMSLVCLVLAVICIIVGLATPIIVDSLINPAATQAMDYNSYINAVLDLALKTIR; this comes from the coding sequence ATGGACGTTGTCGGCATTACTCCAGTCATTCCTGTAATCTTCGCATTCGCACTACCTTTATTCTCAATCATAATCAAAGGAAACAGAAAGATAATCCAGGCTTACGTCCTAATAGGGACTGGCTTGGCTTTAGTTAGCACTTTCAAACTCTTCCAGAAAACCTACGCCTCGGACAGGCCATTAGTCTACACTTTCGGAGGATGGAGTGCACCAGTTGGTGTAATCTACGAAGTCGACAAGCTAAGCGCCTTAATTGCCTTGGTGACCGCTGGACTTATGTTCCTGATCTCAATTTACTCGTATAGATACCTAGAACACGAAAATGGTCTGGAGTGGTATTATACGCTCTATCTGGGCCTGGAGGCCGGACTATTGGGAGTCCTGTTGACCGGGGATGCATTCAATCTTTTCGTCATGATAGAAGTTACGAGTATTGCAGCCTATGCCCTGGTGATGTTCTATCGCGATAGAGGCGATTCAGTGTACGCTGGCCTCAAATACGCCCTAATAGGTGCCGTAGGAACCACAATGTACTTCCTCGCGCTTGGAATAATTTATGGTGCCTTTGGCACGGTGAATCTTGCCGATTTGACAGCAAAAGTCCACGGTTTAAACTTTCCGGTTACTAATTCACCAGTCAGCAATATTGTGATAGCTTCAGGTGTTGCTTTGGCGTTGGCTACTTGGGCGTTCTTGATTAAGTCTGCCATAGTCCCGAACCACTTCTGGCTCCCAGAAGCACACCCAGCAGCACCAAGCCCAATCTCAGCCATACTCTCAGGACTAGTCGTCAACGTCGGCGTCTACTCACTCATCAGATTCCTCTACACAGTCTACGGGGGTACACTAATTCCAGAATTGGCCCGCATAGTCGGCGTATTGAGTAACATCGTCGTTGTCCTTGGTGCAGTATCATCCCTTTTCGGCGCTGCAATGATGACAGTCCAGAAGGACGTTAAGAGACTCATTGCTTATTCAACAATAATGCACATGGGTTATCTATTCATGGCGGTTGGACTTGGCACTCAACTAGGACTACAGGCCGCGTTGTTCCACCTGGTCAACCATGCCATTGCCAAAGCTCTGCTGTTCCTAGCGGCAGGAGCTTTTATTCACGCCATTGGTTCAAGGAACGTGGATGATCTGGCTGGCTTGGGTAAAAAGATGCCAGTTGCGACGTTCAGCCTTGCAATAGCTACATTAAGCCTCGTAGGTGTTCCACCATTAAACGTGTTCTTCAGCAAGCTGCTACTCTTCAATGCTTTAATGGAGAAGGACCTTGGTCTAGCGTTAATCTTAGTGATAAGTTCTGTAATTGCGCTGGTAGCTTATGTAAGGGTGTTCTACATTATTTGGCTGGGCAAACCAAGGAAGGATATAAAGATCAAAGAGCATGCCAGCATGAGCTTAGTTTGTTTGGTATTGGCAGTAATCTGTATTATAGTCGGACTGGCAACCCCAATTATTGTGGACAGCCTCATAAACCCAGCAGCGACACAGGCGATGGACTATAACAGCTACATAAATGCAGTATTAGATCTTGCCTTAAAGACTATCCGTTAA
- a CDS encoding MnhB domain-containing protein — protein MKKLIPLVIILVAILGLAYYIAPKLPQQTDVRPLGEFYLQNSYFGDYSAKSPEVVTSILWDYRGVDTLFETAVFFLAIIGSLTLFRLNKRQEKAAKQKTEEFTGGLTIVVKSVTKIIVVMILAVSASIALHGHLTPGGGFQGGSALAVAPLLIIAAYSKYTLEENGLDKTRALILRSIGLLGIALVALVPLLSGGFIMQNQPVFPAEINGQLIGGSLIYYNFFEFLAVGAGFTAVFLLLAIPESIFKRFLRGDVDE, from the coding sequence ATGAAAAAGCTAATCCCACTTGTAATCATACTTGTGGCAATATTGGGATTGGCTTATTATATTGCTCCAAAACTCCCCCAGCAAACTGATGTAAGACCTCTAGGTGAGTTTTACCTCCAGAATAGTTATTTCGGGGACTACTCGGCTAAAAGTCCAGAGGTCGTCACCTCAATCTTGTGGGACTATCGTGGTGTTGATACACTCTTTGAGACTGCGGTATTCTTCCTTGCGATTATTGGAAGCCTAACTCTCTTTAGGCTAAATAAAAGACAGGAAAAGGCAGCAAAGCAGAAGACAGAGGAATTCACAGGAGGTCTTACCATAGTAGTCAAATCAGTTACGAAAATTATTGTCGTCATGATCCTTGCGGTTTCGGCATCTATTGCCTTGCACGGTCACTTGACACCGGGTGGTGGCTTTCAGGGCGGCTCTGCTCTCGCGGTCGCTCCGCTCCTTATAATAGCAGCATACTCAAAATATACCCTAGAAGAAAATGGCTTGGACAAGACGAGGGCATTAATTCTGCGTTCTATTGGACTCCTGGGAATAGCGTTAGTGGCGTTAGTTCCACTCCTTAGCGGAGGCTTCATCATGCAGAACCAACCAGTATTTCCCGCAGAGATCAACGGCCAGCTCATTGGCGGTTCGCTGATTTACTACAACTTCTTCGAATTTCTAGCAGTTGGAGCAGGCTTCACTGCAGTATTCCTCCTACTAGCAATCCCAGAAAGCATATTTAAGCGCTTTTTACGGGGGGATGTGGATGAGTAG
- a CDS encoding hydrogenase subunit MbhD domain-containing protein: MIEVHLLMLAITTIIGLIFSYLAIIEKDLLRAIGFSAVQAIAYAIAFYILMAPDIVLAYVAIAVGIYSALLVFVVSKTGRYEVV; encoded by the coding sequence ATGATTGAAGTGCACTTACTAATGCTGGCAATTACAACAATCATCGGATTAATATTCTCATACTTGGCAATTATTGAAAAAGACCTGCTTAGAGCCATTGGCTTTTCGGCAGTCCAGGCAATTGCCTATGCAATCGCATTTTACATCCTAATGGCACCAGACATTGTCCTGGCCTACGTTGCTATAGCGGTTGGAATATATTCAGCACTCCTGGTTTTCGTTGTGAGTAAAACAGGGAGATACGAGGTGGTGTAA
- a CDS encoding Na+/H+ antiporter subunit E: MKGVVPTATLTFITYLIFTGSASPFDLVTGIIVAISVGLLIGRYLVQNDTKAMNPTRWLWTVIYFIWYMLVAETKSHVDVMVRTITGKYEPGIVKVPIGVKTDYAKTLVANSITNTPGTVVVDLDDKYMYVNWINVTTEDPEQVKGEISADFEKFAKRIFE; encoded by the coding sequence ATGAAAGGTGTGGTCCCCACTGCAACGCTGACATTCATCACATACCTCATATTTACGGGGTCTGCAAGTCCATTTGACTTAGTTACTGGGATAATCGTAGCCATTAGTGTCGGATTGCTTATTGGGAGATACTTAGTCCAGAATGATACAAAAGCCATGAACCCTACCAGATGGCTATGGACTGTGATATATTTCATTTGGTACATGCTCGTGGCCGAGACTAAGTCCCACGTTGACGTTATGGTGAGAACGATTACAGGAAAGTACGAGCCAGGGATTGTCAAAGTACCAATTGGAGTAAAAACAGACTATGCAAAGACACTAGTCGCAAATTCAATTACCAACACTCCAGGAACAGTAGTTGTAGATCTAGATGATAAGTACATGTATGTGAACTGGATTAACGTAACTACGGAGGATCCTGAACAGGTTAAGGGAGAAATTTCTGCAGACTTTGAAAAGTTTGCGAAGAGGATATTCGAGTGA
- a CDS encoding 4Fe-4S dicluster domain-containing protein, translating to MGRLKLLGKAISIGSVTEKYPFAPIDVPDDYRGKPVINEETCIGCGACANACPPQAIRVFTDEARGIRVVHLFLGRCIFCGRCQDVCPVGAIKLTTQFELATPDHDELHQIVELQMARCSECGKSFDTYRHLIASLEKIHPWERKNLLLCPECRAKKTSEWRVWG from the coding sequence ATGGGGAGGCTGAAACTACTGGGCAAGGCCATTTCCATAGGTAGTGTCACAGAAAAATATCCTTTCGCTCCGATTGACGTTCCAGATGATTACAGAGGAAAACCAGTTATCAACGAGGAAACATGCATAGGTTGCGGTGCCTGCGCTAACGCCTGCCCTCCCCAAGCAATTAGAGTTTTCACAGACGAGGCTAGGGGCATCAGAGTCGTCCATCTTTTCCTTGGGAGATGTATATTCTGTGGTCGTTGCCAAGACGTATGTCCCGTGGGTGCGATAAAGCTAACCACACAATTCGAACTTGCTACACCAGATCATGACGAACTGCACCAGATTGTGGAACTACAGATGGCCCGCTGCAGTGAGTGCGGAAAGTCCTTCGACACATATAGGCATCTGATAGCTTCTCTCGAAAAAATACACCCTTGGGAAAGAAAGAATCTCCTTCTGTGCCCTGAGTGTAGAGCGAAAAAAACGTCTGAGTGGAGGGTGTGGGGGTGA
- a CDS encoding NADH-quinone oxidoreductase subunit C, whose amino-acid sequence MVFDILKGCKILEHNDKMTVAEVGASNIREIARALFERGYYYSSGMGVDERPINGRFAMYHIFNCDTEGRYVVLKITSPEGSPEIPSITPVIKGAEWSEREAMDMLGIVFSGHPKPERLILPDDWPEGVHPLRKDFPYNKKLPPSKPIEKEREHKKDVMEIPLGPYHPSLHEPEYFELYVKGDKVVDAEYRGFHIHRGMEKLAESRMTINQIPFLAERICGICGCTHSAAYCQAVEDAAGIYVPERAQYIRTIMLEVERIHSHLLWFGVVCHLLGFDSGFMHIWRAREYIMDIAELITGNRKTYGINIVGGVRRDITEDKKEKTLKLLDMVEKESREVLDNIAEMKELRERMEGVGVLPKKEAREIGVVGPMARSSGIDTDIRRDHPYAAYKDLDFKVPVYKEGDVFARFLVRYEEIFESFNMIRQALENMPPGELINDEYEIPPFKLGIGVTEAPRGENIHAVITWGENMIYRWHPRAATYNNLPAVPIMLRGNDVADAPLIIASIDPCFSCTDHVSIIDSESGKILWRGPLKEGVRRV is encoded by the coding sequence ATGGTATTTGATATCCTCAAAGGATGTAAAATACTGGAGCACAATGATAAGATGACAGTCGCCGAGGTCGGCGCCAGCAATATACGGGAGATTGCAAGGGCGTTATTCGAGAGGGGTTATTACTACTCTAGTGGCATGGGAGTAGACGAACGGCCCATAAACGGGAGGTTTGCAATGTACCACATATTCAACTGCGATACAGAGGGAAGATATGTGGTTCTCAAGATAACATCCCCCGAAGGGAGCCCTGAGATACCGTCAATAACCCCTGTTATCAAGGGTGCTGAATGGTCAGAGAGAGAAGCCATGGACATGCTCGGCATAGTTTTCAGTGGACATCCAAAGCCCGAAAGGCTTATTCTACCGGACGATTGGCCAGAAGGAGTCCATCCCCTGAGAAAAGACTTTCCTTACAACAAAAAGCTTCCACCGTCAAAACCCATAGAAAAAGAAAGGGAGCACAAAAAAGACGTCATGGAGATACCCCTAGGACCATATCATCCCTCCCTTCACGAACCAGAGTATTTTGAGCTCTATGTTAAAGGAGACAAAGTCGTAGATGCGGAATACAGGGGATTTCACATCCACAGGGGAATGGAGAAGCTTGCTGAATCACGAATGACAATAAACCAAATCCCATTCCTCGCGGAGAGGATATGTGGAATCTGTGGTTGCACCCATTCCGCCGCATACTGTCAGGCAGTTGAGGATGCTGCTGGCATCTACGTTCCGGAGAGAGCACAGTACATAAGGACAATAATGCTTGAGGTAGAGAGAATTCACAGCCACCTCCTTTGGTTCGGGGTTGTATGCCATCTTCTCGGCTTTGACAGCGGTTTCATGCACATCTGGAGGGCCAGAGAATACATAATGGACATAGCAGAGCTCATAACCGGCAACAGAAAGACCTACGGAATAAATATTGTCGGAGGAGTAAGAAGAGACATCACGGAGGATAAAAAGGAAAAAACGCTGAAACTTCTGGACATGGTTGAAAAAGAGAGCAGGGAAGTACTTGATAACATCGCTGAGATGAAGGAGCTCAGAGAAAGGATGGAGGGTGTCGGAGTTCTACCGAAGAAAGAGGCCAGAGAGATAGGTGTGGTCGGTCCCATGGCCAGGAGCTCCGGGATTGACACTGATATAAGGCGAGACCATCCCTACGCGGCTTACAAGGACTTGGACTTCAAAGTCCCGGTTTACAAAGAAGGGGACGTTTTTGCAAGGTTCCTCGTAAGATACGAAGAAATTTTTGAGAGCTTCAATATGATAAGACAGGCCCTGGAAAATATGCCGCCAGGAGAACTGATAAATGACGAATATGAGATTCCTCCATTCAAACTCGGTATCGGAGTCACTGAAGCTCCACGTGGGGAGAACATCCACGCCGTGATAACATGGGGAGAGAACATGATTTACCGCTGGCATCCAAGAGCTGCAACCTATAACAACCTCCCGGCAGTTCCTATAATGCTCAGAGGGAATGACGTTGCAGATGCTCCCCTAATAATAGCCAGCATAGATCCATGCTTCTCCTGTACAGACCACGTTTCAATAATTGATTCTGAAAGCGGGAAGATTCTGTGGAGGGGGCCGCTTAAGGAGGGCGTGAGGAGGGTCTGA
- a CDS encoding monovalent cation/H+ antiporter complex subunit F has translation MSLEGTFIIFMKFIIPLYLLAFVIYAIRAFRGPTIPDIILAIDCMSFDIAAFMAILAVYFKSVFLISGAITLALWAYLLDIYIAKYLVSREVGA, from the coding sequence ATGAGCCTTGAGGGCACATTCATTATCTTCATGAAGTTCATTATTCCGCTTTACCTGCTTGCATTTGTGATTTATGCAATTAGAGCTTTCAGAGGTCCAACAATACCTGACATAATACTAGCAATAGACTGCATGAGCTTCGATATCGCAGCATTCATGGCCATTCTGGCAGTCTACTTCAAAAGCGTCTTTCTGATTAGTGGTGCTATAACTCTAGCATTGTGGGCTTATCTTCTGGACATCTACATAGCCAAATACCTCGTGAGTAGAGAGGTGGGAGCATGA
- a CDS encoding Na+/H+ antiporter subunit C: MSSAVPFILSIIILSLIATIMIGLYGIVGRPNLVKKLIALTILGDTTNLLVVLLGYRSIYPVMPPILPDLSKETLSQFISTAVDPLPQALVITAVVIGMAVNVLLAFAIIQIYRLYGTVDTRELQQELLGGGER, from the coding sequence ATGAGTAGTGCGGTTCCCTTTATATTATCAATCATAATACTATCACTCATCGCGACAATCATGATCGGCCTGTATGGTATCGTGGGGAGGCCCAACCTAGTCAAAAAACTCATCGCACTAACAATTTTGGGAGATACTACAAACCTGCTTGTTGTTTTACTTGGATATCGCTCAATTTATCCTGTAATGCCGCCAATATTGCCCGACTTAAGCAAGGAGACACTAAGTCAGTTCATCAGCACAGCAGTTGACCCTCTACCACAGGCCCTAGTGATTACTGCGGTGGTTATTGGAATGGCCGTTAACGTTCTCCTAGCCTTTGCAATAATCCAGATTTACCGTTTATACGGGACTGTTGACACGAGAGAGCTTCAACAGGAGCTACTTGGGGGTGGTGAACGATGA
- a CDS encoding respiratory chain complex I subunit 1 family protein produces the protein MNAVYAALNLIFIVLFAPLLDGIERKVKARLQSRQGPPLIQTWLDLLKLFRRPNVRPRESVRWLFEPAPAIALVSVLAASLFIPSLLPGSLDTWGDIIAFIYLSTLSAVAIALGAFSTGSAYAQIGSHREVSIIMAEEFSLAFIVAALAASSGGLSFSRLFPLQLKVSTITGALAFAVMAYVAGARIPFDVAEAEPEIVEGPFIEFSGKGLGMLKLSIYVKRLLLTTILLNFFLPQDGTVRVLVYVIGLVIISVVYASIEAHYGRFRTKDAARFLKRFAIVGILSWILGVVGW, from the coding sequence ATGAATGCAGTTTATGCTGCCCTCAATCTAATCTTCATAGTACTCTTTGCTCCGTTATTAGACGGAATCGAGAGGAAAGTCAAAGCAAGACTTCAGTCAAGACAAGGGCCGCCGTTAATCCAGACGTGGCTTGATTTATTAAAGCTCTTCAGAAGGCCAAACGTCAGGCCTAGGGAGTCCGTAAGGTGGCTGTTCGAACCAGCACCAGCAATAGCGCTTGTATCTGTATTGGCGGCGTCCTTGTTCATCCCATCACTACTTCCTGGCTCTTTAGACACATGGGGGGATATAATCGCCTTCATATACCTCTCAACGCTCTCAGCCGTCGCCATAGCCCTCGGAGCGTTCTCAACTGGAAGTGCATATGCCCAAATAGGGTCCCACAGAGAAGTTTCAATCATAATGGCAGAGGAATTCTCCTTGGCTTTTATAGTGGCCGCACTCGCAGCATCCAGTGGGGGTCTCTCGTTCTCGCGACTTTTCCCCCTCCAACTAAAAGTATCTACCATAACAGGTGCTCTGGCATTCGCAGTTATGGCATACGTCGCGGGAGCCAGAATCCCATTTGACGTCGCTGAAGCCGAACCAGAGATAGTCGAAGGTCCCTTTATAGAGTTCAGCGGGAAAGGCCTGGGAATGTTAAAGCTCTCAATCTACGTGAAACGGCTACTTCTCACCACGATACTCCTGAACTTCTTCCTGCCCCAAGATGGCACAGTGAGAGTACTAGTCTACGTCATTGGACTAGTCATCATATCAGTTGTTTACGCGTCAATTGAAGCCCACTATGGAAGATTCAGGACTAAAGACGCCGCCAGATTCCTCAAGCGTTTTGCAATAGTTGGAATCCTAAGTTGGATTTTGGGAGTGGTGGGGTGGTAA
- a CDS encoding NADH-quinone oxidoreductase subunit B family protein, whose product MVKNSLWVFHLNSGSCNGCDIEILNIFAPRNDVERLGIKLVGSPRHADAIAFTGPITRECLPKVIDALKAVPEPKVVLAIGACACGGGIWYDTYSVIGGVKELYRILKEEYNMEPPATVFIPGCPPKPEAIIYGVAVASGMLESKQKKTVYIEPEESVANEKLMIAELISEAEKTRHFMPGIVIRGVEDEP is encoded by the coding sequence ATGGTAAAAAATAGTCTATGGGTTTTTCATCTCAACTCCGGCTCATGTAACGGCTGTGATATAGAGATCCTAAATATCTTTGCACCACGAAACGATGTTGAAAGACTCGGGATAAAGCTCGTTGGCTCTCCCAGACATGCAGACGCCATAGCATTTACCGGACCAATTACGAGGGAGTGTCTGCCAAAGGTTATTGACGCTCTGAAAGCGGTTCCGGAGCCAAAAGTGGTTCTGGCCATAGGGGCGTGCGCCTGTGGAGGGGGCATATGGTATGATACTTACTCCGTAATAGGTGGTGTTAAAGAGCTCTACAGGATTCTAAAAGAAGAATACAACATGGAGCCTCCCGCGACGGTTTTTATACCTGGCTGTCCCCCAAAGCCAGAGGCCATAATCTACGGTGTGGCTGTTGCTAGTGGGATGCTAGAGTCAAAACAGAAGAAGACTGTCTATATCGAGCCGGAGGAATCTGTGGCAAATGAGAAGCTGATGATCGCCGAGCTCATAAGTGAAGCAGAAAAGACGAGGCACTTTATGCCGGGAATTGTCATCAGGGGGGTTGAGGATGAGCCTTGA
- a CDS encoding proton-conducting transporter membrane subunit produces the protein MEVIFLFIVIILSVASFIGVFSRSAILTKLVNALSALGSLTIAYAGIMGLKESVELNITLLHLKSDSIINAFSTLTLKVDPLSGFFMIILGILGFCTSVYGIAYLDMYKGDKRLYAFNYPLFLLFMFLVLVSWNLLWFVVFWELMTLFSQFLVAFERNEKTLIATLKYFCMTKAAADFMLIAIVLVLITISGGGDYDILSSQLVNYFRSHPLEMYLVSAGFMIGLGVKAALVPFHVWLPDAYVEAPSNVSSLLSGAMEKMPVYMMFRFFLSFTPLTPNIGLLIALFGTLTLFFGTMYALKQTDSKRLLSYHSVGQIGYVVFALGAGIYLLSKGYTTFGALALMASLFHALNHAFFKGLLFLTAGSILYRTGSRDLDHLGGLARFMPITAFAALIGSLSIAGMPPFNGFVSKWMIYVSTLPTPTLVSLFGALALFISAVTTASFVKYFTSIFVRPPAKEITVKEVPVSMWASQLILAVLCVIFGVYPALPLEAISKAVDSVGVTTPSITVFPGLIVSDGIGNIAPLALLVFSGALTAVLLAIFPYKISLPVWTTGTRKSLAMRLPASSYYASFEEEFEDVYSWGEWCVCTTKRLWDATKAVLSSFEEASFDLDKMMTGAWLMLLILLTILGGVLL, from the coding sequence ATGGAGGTAATTTTTCTTTTTATTGTCATTATTCTGTCAGTTGCATCTTTCATTGGGGTCTTTTCGAGGAGCGCAATTTTAACGAAGTTAGTAAATGCCCTCTCCGCTCTCGGCTCATTGACAATAGCCTATGCTGGGATTATGGGTCTCAAAGAGAGCGTTGAATTAAACATCACTCTGTTACATCTGAAATCGGATTCCATTATCAATGCGTTCTCAACTCTAACACTCAAAGTCGACCCCCTGTCAGGCTTTTTCATGATAATACTCGGAATTCTGGGCTTCTGTACATCGGTTTATGGTATTGCATACTTAGACATGTATAAAGGAGACAAGAGACTATATGCCTTCAACTATCCCCTCTTCCTGCTCTTCATGTTCCTTGTTCTCGTCTCATGGAATCTCCTGTGGTTTGTTGTGTTTTGGGAACTGATGACTCTCTTCTCCCAGTTCCTGGTAGCGTTTGAAAGGAACGAGAAGACTCTCATTGCGACCCTCAAGTACTTCTGCATGACTAAAGCCGCAGCAGACTTTATGCTGATAGCCATAGTATTAGTACTCATAACAATCTCTGGCGGAGGTGATTACGATATCCTCTCGTCCCAGCTCGTAAACTATTTCCGCTCTCATCCTCTGGAGATGTATCTTGTAAGTGCTGGATTCATGATCGGACTTGGTGTCAAGGCCGCCCTTGTGCCGTTCCACGTATGGCTTCCAGACGCATACGTGGAGGCACCAAGTAACGTCTCGTCATTGCTCAGTGGGGCCATGGAAAAAATGCCAGTGTATATGATGTTCCGCTTTTTCCTGAGTTTCACCCCACTAACCCCTAATATTGGTCTACTCATAGCACTGTTCGGAACATTAACCCTGTTTTTTGGCACGATGTACGCACTAAAGCAAACAGACTCAAAGCGCCTACTGTCCTACCATAGTGTCGGCCAGATAGGTTACGTTGTCTTTGCCCTTGGGGCAGGGATATATCTCCTCTCCAAGGGGTACACCACATTCGGAGCTCTTGCCCTTATGGCATCCCTATTCCACGCTCTCAACCATGCATTCTTCAAGGGACTGCTCTTCCTAACAGCAGGCTCGATCCTTTATAGAACTGGAAGCAGGGATTTGGACCACTTGGGAGGACTAGCTAGATTTATGCCGATAACGGCATTTGCCGCACTGATAGGTTCTCTTTCCATAGCTGGGATGCCACCATTCAACGGCTTTGTTAGCAAGTGGATGATATACGTTTCAACACTTCCGACTCCGACTCTCGTTTCCCTGTTTGGGGCCCTAGCACTATTCATAAGCGCTGTAACAACCGCATCTTTCGTTAAGTACTTCACTTCCATCTTTGTAAGACCGCCTGCCAAGGAGATAACGGTCAAAGAAGTCCCAGTATCAATGTGGGCGTCCCAGTTGATTCTTGCAGTTCTTTGTGTAATTTTTGGTGTTTATCCAGCATTGCCACTGGAAGCAATCTCAAAAGCGGTTGACTCAGTAGGCGTGACCACTCCATCAATCACGGTCTTTCCCGGTCTCATAGTGTCCGACGGTATTGGAAACATAGCTCCTCTGGCTCTCCTGGTATTCTCCGGAGCTCTGACCGCAGTGTTACTAGCCATTTTCCCATACAAAATCAGTCTTCCAGTGTGGACAACTGGCACGAGAAAGTCCCTGGCCATGAGGCTTCCAGCGAGCTCATACTATGCCTCCTTTGAGGAAGAATTCGAGGATGTTTATAGCTGGGGAGAATGGTGTGTATGTACCACGAAAAGACTATGGGACGCCACAAAAGCCGTCTTGTCCAGCTTTGAGGAAGCATCCTTCGACTTGGACAAGATGATGACTGGAGCTTGGCTAATGCTCCTTATACTCCTTACAATACTCGGGGGTGTTCTGTTATGA